In Rhodanobacter humi, the genomic stretch GCCAGCAGGGCAACGAGGGCGGATCGCGCCAGCAGCAGTCCAATGCGCAGGCGCCGAAGCAGGAACGCCAGCAGCAGCCGCGGAACAACGCCGCGGACGGCAACAAGGCCGCTCAGCCGGAACGTGCCGAGCGCAAGCCGGCGACGACTCCAGCACCTGCTGCGGTCGCGGCACCGAAGCCGGAAGCGCCGACACCGCGCCCTGCCGTTGCGCCCGCACCCGCCGAGTCCGTCGACGAAACCAAGCTGGTCGCACTGGTGGCGACCGGGGCTCCCGAAAACGCCGATGCTGCCGGCGACGCCGAGAACCCCTCGCGCCGTCGCCGTGGTCGCCGTGGCGGTCGCCGCCGTCGTCGCCACGAGGACGCCGCCGGCATGCCGGAGAACGCCGACCAGCTCAACGAGCTGGACGACGAGGATCGCGACGAGGCCGATGCCAGCGGTGGGGAGGAGCCCACGCCAGCGACGACGCCTTCGCCCGTCGACACGGCAAGCCCGGCCGTGGCCGACAAAGTCGCCGCCGAGACTGTCGCAGCGGCACCGCCCGCTCCCGTCGCGCCGCGCGCCGCGCCTGCGCCCCGCAGCACGCCGGTGCAGGCCGAGCGTCCCGAATCCGCGCGCGTGGTACTGACCGAAGCGCCGCTGGCCGCCGCGGTCGCCACCGCCTTCAGCCTGCCGCCGCTGCCGCCGATTCCGGAGAAGTCGGCATCGCCGGGCACCCCGGTGACGGACGTGGCACGCCCGGTCGAGACGAACATCACCGCTGACGGCGAAGCGAACCCGGCACGCGAATCCGCGTCAGCGGTCGTCGCGCCGAAGGAAGCTGCCGCACCAGCGCCTGTTCCGGCTCCCGCTCCGCTCCCGTCGGTGGACACGGCGGCTCACGCCGAGCCTTCGCTCGCCGCCCTCAACGGGCACGTCGCGCCCGCGCCTGCCGTCGTGCAGCCGCGACAAGGCGACCTGCTTGGCCACGAGGCCGCCAACACGCCGGCTGCTCCGGCTGCATACGAGGCGAAGCCCGCCGACGCAGCAGCTGAGGAGGAAGAGCCCCGACACGATGCGGCGCCCTGACGCCTGACCATGCGCCACGAAAAAGCCGGACTCACGTCCGGCTTTTTTTGTGGCTGCGATGTCCGTCGGGTGATGGGCTCAGGCACCCACCTGGTGGTTCGGCGCATCGATCAGGCCGTGCGCCGTCATCAGGTGCGCCAGCCCCAGCACGTGCTCCACACGCAGCTTCTCCATCAGCCGCTGCTTGTAGGTCGACACCGTCTTCGGGCTCAGGTTGAGCTGCTCGCCGATCATCGTCAGCGGTTTGCCGCGCACCAGCATCATCGCCACCTCAAGCTCGCGGCTGGACAGCGCATCGAACGGCGAGCTGCTGCCGTCCAGCGTGGCCAGCGCCAGCTGCTGCGCCACCGCCGGCGCGAGATAGCGCCGGCCGACAGCCACCTGGCGCACCGCCGTCACCAGCTCATCGGCGCTGCAGCCCTTGGTCAGGTAACCCGAGGCGCCGGCGTCGAGCAGGCGCTTGGGAAAGCGGCCGTCGTCCACCACGGTGACCACCACGATGCGCGTGGCCAGTTCGGCCCGGCTCACACGCTCGGTGAGCTCGATGCCGCTCATGCCCGGCATGTGCACGTCCACCAGGGCGATCTCGGGCTTGAGGCTGCGGATCAGGCGCAGGCCTTCCTCCGCGCTCGCCGCCTCACCGCAGATGCTCATGTCCGGCTGCTGCTGCAGGATCATCCGGAAACCCGTGCGCACGAGTTCGTGGTCGTCGATCAGAACGATCTGGATCATGCCCTGCCCTCCCTGATGGGTGCTCCTGGTTGCCGTATGTAGCGAAGCGCGGCGCATGCATGCGCCACTGCCTTGCCCTCGAACGGAAACTAGGCGGCTTCGCGGAAGGATGCAAGCAAAACGCCCGCATCGATCCGGCTCAGGCCGCCACGGAATCTCCGGATGAGACTTCCGTCGCATCGACCGGCGGCCTCGCATACGAGGCCAGCCGAATCGGGCCGCCGATGCCCAGCATCTCCACGCAGATGGCACGCCCGCTGCACAGATGCTCGTCGCGCGCGATCTCCCGCGCCAGCGTGATGGCCGGGCCCAGCAGCAACTCGCGGAACAAGACGATGTTGCCGCGACGGATGCTCCAGCGATACGCGGTGGTCTGGTTGAGCGAGACAAGCATCATGCAGGCGATCCCTGTGCGCGAGCCGCGATGCGGCAGGACGACGACGATCCAGGAGAATCCGAACCGTCGATCCCATGCACTGTGCCACGCAGCGCCCGTGCACTCTGTCAGCCAATACCTACGCATCGTGTCCGCCAAACCGGCAGGCCACGGTCAAGCTGGCCGGTTCGGCATATCGTGAGTTTTTCTGACAGATACGGGCAAGAAAAAACCCGCCAAGCGGCGGGTTTTCCTGAAGTTCCGGTTCCCCGGAAACTCGCGATTGGTGCCAAGAGGAGACCCAATTAAAACACTAATTCACTGATAAATAACGATTTTCTATGAGTTCGTGAGAATTTCATGCACAAATACATACACAAGCTGGCGCGCTTGCCAGTCAGACCATCGGCGATTCGAGTCCCTACCCGGGCATCATACTGAACGAATAGTGTGCGGACGATTCGCATCCGAGCAGTGCCCCTGTGCATCCCGTCCCGAGCAACTCCTCACGCTTCAGCTGCTCGACTGCTTGCAGCACCCGACGAGCATTTGCCAGCCTTCTGGCTATTCGCCTTTCTCACGCCGCAGCAAATCTCCGATATCACGCTCGACCAACTCCCCTCGCTTCAGCTGCTCGATCGACTGCAGCAACCGGCGTGCATTCGCCGGACGCCTGAGCAAATACCAGGTCTCACGCGCGCTGCTGGAGAAGGGCCACTGCGCCAGCAGCCAGAGGCGACGATGTAGTGGGATTGGATGCTTCACGACATTGCTCCATGCAAATTTGAATCAGCTTCGACAAAGCCCAGCGGCTGCACAAACGCCACCCTCAACGCCCTTTGGCCCTGAGGCGCTTCAGATCGGCGTCCAGTATGGATGCAGCCTCCGTCAACACGAAGCTATTGAGACAACTGCTGCTGGGCCTCAAGCGCCCCTGATCGCAGACAAAAACGGCTAGATCCCGGCTTCCGAACTCGTCCACGTAACGGACGAGACCTTGGTTCGCGATGGTCTTCCGTTGAGCGATCAGTTCCGGCCCCGCTTGGTCAGGGGAAGCTCCCAGGCACGCTGTAAGCACAGACCGACCGAGCTCGCGTTCGAGCGCTAGCCGGTCGCCCAGGTGTGAGGTCAGCGCCTTCTCGGAGACGGTCAGGATATGGTGAAAACGCATCGGCACCTCGCGTGTCAGTTGTCAGAGCACACAATGCTAGAGCGCCGTTGCGCGGTTGTCGGGTAGGTACAACAGGAAGCTCAGGACACCATATATTCGCGCTACTCCGTTGAAGGTAGGTCGACAAGCGGCAACGACGAGTCCGGGATGTCGCTGACCAATCGCTCGTGACCCACGTGCTCTTCGACAAAAACTACCGAGACTAGGAGCCCTTAAACAGGGCCGACCATACGGTAGATCCTTGCTGTTTAGCTGCGTGGCTCGGCATTCGCTGTGAATACTTTCTTGCGAGCCTCGTTGCGTTTTTGCCGCTCGCCTCTGTAGGCACTCCCTCGCCTACGGGCGGCGACCAACAAGCCGTCAAACACATTGATGTCCTTCAGCAGCTCGTCGGGATGAGGGATTGGCAACTGGTGTGCAGCATTGGTGTCGTGGGCGTCGGTAACTTCGCAACAGCGATCGTAGATGCGCGTGAGCTCCTCCCATTGGTCCTGCGGGAATCCGACTACCGCGCCGAAGCTTTCGACCGAAACGACGTCGCTGAACGGTTGGACGGTGTTATTCAAGAACACCTCGCGCACAGCACGCTCGATCGTACCCCGCAGTTTGGTGTAAGCCAGCTTGACCCGCTCCTTGGCGGGCTCATCTAGGTAGTCACCCACGCCTTTAAGTGCGGCGCCTAGGTCCCGCACCTGGCTGAGCCGGGCAGCGGTGTCCATGGTCTCCCACGTGAGCCCCGGAGTGACAAACCCGGGCCCTTGCCCTTCACTCCAGCTGACGGTCTGGAACAAGACCGGCTGTCCAGTCTGAGCCACTGTGCCGCCCATCTCGGCCAAGAACACCGCATCGTGAGTGAACACCACGACCGGACGCTCCTTGGCCAGCTCAGCCAGCCGCAGTGCCATACACCGGCGATGGTGGTGGTCGAAAGATGTCGAGGGGTCATCGAACACTACGGTCGACCGATGGTCTTGAAGGCGCAACTCAGCCAGGAATAGCGCCAAGCTCATGGCTCGCTGCTCTCCCTCGGAAAGAACCTGGCTCGCGGGATCGTCGCAGTCGACCACCTTCAACGCCATCATCGTCTTGCCGACGTCAGTGCGGCCGACCAGTTCTGGCTCCACGCTACGCCGCCGCCCCAACTTCGCCAGCTCCTCGTTCATGCCATCGGCCAAGGCATCTGTCACGTAGATGCCGGCCAACTTGGTCATCTGGCGGGAGACCGTCTTGGGGTTGAGGCCCCCATGACACGCCGTCAGGTGGTTGTGCGCCTTGGAGTCTTCGACAAACTGCTCTACCTCGGCCAGTTGCTTGCCCAACTGCACGCGGGACCGCAAGGCTGCGAGCTCCTGTTCCAGTTTGACCTTTGCTTGTGGATCGAGCGCCGCTCGAAGGTCTTTCGCCTGATCGCGCAATGCCTTTGCCTTGGTGGTCAGCCGGACGTCCAGAGGATCACCGGCGGGCAGCACAGGACGCTCCGCGGACCAGTCGTTCGTGGCCACGGCGTTCTGAGCCCACTGCCGGCGGTCGCTCCATGCTGAGGTGGTCTCTACCACCAGGTCATAGAGTGCAACGTCCCTCGCCTTCAACTCGTCTTGTGTTGTTTGGTCCACTGGGCTGAGGTTGGCTTGTCCTACCGCGTTCATGGTTTGGGTCATGACAGCGTTGGCTTCCTGCGCGTTCTTCGAAGCGTCTTCCGCCACGTAGCTTGCGAAGCGCACCATCCGCGCCTTGGCATCGTCGGCCAGCGGTGTCTGGCAGAGGACGCACTTGGCACCATCGTCGAGGTTGGGATGTACGTGCCCCGGATAGGCACTCTTAGTGGAGAACCGCTCCGCGGCTTCGAAGAGGGCCTTCCACACAGCATCACCGGTGCCAGGGAGCAAGCCTTCGGCACCGGGCTGGTCTTCGTGCAGCCGGCGCTGAGCGACAGCCAACACTGCTTCGGTGTTCCGCTGCTTGTCGTGCCGCTCCTTGATTTCATCCAAGGCGCGGTCGGTGACAAAGCGCTGGGCTTGTTTCACAGCAGTGACCGCGGTGTCGAGCCGGTTCGCCAAGAGCTCCGCGGCTCGCGCCTCCGGTTCCGGATTCATCGTGCCCAACACCCGCGTCAGCTCTTCGATGCGCGGCTCGTCCTCTGGCTTCATCGTTGCCAACTCGCGCAACCGCACCAAATCGGTGTCCTTGCCGAGCTTAGCGATGAGCCGTCCTACGTCGTGGTTCCCCAGGAGTGCATCGAAAGCCGTTCGGTTCAGCCGGATATGCCCGCGCTCTGCCTCGATCGTTGCCTGCATCTCGCGCTGCGCCGTGGCTAGACGATTGAGGTGTGGCAGGCCGTAGGGCTGGTATTCGCACGCTCCCTCGCGGGTCAGATAGTCTGTGCCGCAGGCACTGTCGTAGACCATCACGTTGCCCAGTTCGTCCAGCGAAGTCTGACCTTGCCGCCACGTGTAGGTGACGTGCCCCTTCTCGCCGTCGATGATGAAGGTCACATCGGCACTGGGAATGGGGCGAGGACGTTCACCCACGAATGCGTCAGGCAGGACCGCTTGTCGAACCCTCGCTCGGCAAGCGTTCTTAAGGACTCTCGCGTAACCCGACTTGCCCGCGCCGTTCTCACCGAAGACCACGGTGAGTCCCTCGGGTACCAGGCTTAGCTCCCGGCCTGCAGGAAAGCGGTTCACGTTCTCCAGCCGGTCGAGCTTGATGAGGCGGACAGTGGCGGTGCCGCCGGCTTGCGACACATCGTCCATCGAAAGCGGGATCGCCGCCACCGCGGCGGCCGGCCCTCCGTGGTGCTCTTGAAGCAGAGCCAGAACCTCGGCCTGATCCTGCACGCTCAGAGCTCCGTTGCGAAACAACCGGCGTAACGCATCGCTCTGCCACGCCGGCAACCCGCCCGCCCAAGCCAGGATGTCATCCACGAGTGCCATGCCCCCCTCCTTTTCGTTCCTTGAAGCACCATTCATACACCAAGAACGGCTGAGCGTGGATTCGCGCCCTCACTGGACTTGCTGTTGGGGACGGGGCTGCGCCGCACACCACGTCGCTAAGGCCGGAGGTGCGTGGAGCTCTTCGAGGATCAGGAGGTCGACGTCGCGCTCTTGAACCGCAAGCACGACGGGCATGTCATCCAGATTGATGGGCGCTCCTAGGAGTATCGTTTCGGCCAAGGGGGAAGGACATGGCAGTCAAAACGCACTACGACAGGTTCTGCCCCGATTCTGCGGACACTTTCGCTATGGCCCATACTGAGCCGACGGAGTGTCCATGTCGAAGCGCGAGCGTTGCGTCTCAGGCTTTAGGGGCGAAAGGGAGGGTCTAATGGAAGCGGAACAGGGGGTGGCTGCAGCCGCTATTGGAGAAGATCGGGCGTTTTTTCAGAGCAACTTGCCGCTTGCGGAGAAATTAGAGCGGGCCCGGGTCGAACTCCTGGACCTCTCAGCCCGTAACAGGCTGCTCAACATGCCCAGAGGTGCCCGCGGCGGTCGTTCGATCGAGATCGTCGATGAGAAGACCGCAGAGATCTTCCGCTTATTGGTTCGTGAGGGGAAAACCTTCACCTTTGTGGCGGGACGCGCTGCCGAAGGCAAGGAGCTGGCAACACCCTCGGGAGCAGTTGGAGAAGTGGCTGCCAACTATGCTCTAAGCGATAAGGCGGGGAAAGCAGCTCCTGCGGTTGAGCCCGACGAGATCGAGGATCTTGCCCAGCCGGACGATAACAGCACGGACGAGCGCGGTGTGTTGCGCCGGCATGCCGATACCAAGCTGCAGACACGGCTAACCAGCAAGGGCCTGCAGAAGCGCCTCTTAGAGCTCTATCTCGACGCGAACACCCTTGAAGAAGAGCAAGGCGTCAACGTGCTGTTCCTAGCGATGGGCGCACTGAAGTGGGTGGACCCCAACAACGCCGAGAACGTCCGTTATGCCCCATTGCTTCTCATCCCGGTCCAACTCGACCGCGGCAATGCTGGTGAACGGTTCAACCTGAAAGTTCGGCAGGACGACTTCGCCTCGAACTTGTCACTGGAAGCCTATCTAGATCGGGTTCACGCGCTGCGCATGCCCGCCTTCGAGGCAACGGATACCTTCGAACCGCTCGACTACATCAAGCAGGTTCGCAAGAGCGTTGAGGTAAAGACCGACTGGGAGGTGTTGCCCGATCACATGACCGTGGGCTTCTTCTCCTTCGCCAAATTCCTGATGTATCGGGACCTAGATCCGGCGGTATGGCCCAAGGGCGCCGCCATCAGCGAACACTCCCTGATCCGGTCTTTGCTCGCGGATGGGTTTGCTGGCGGTGACGATCTGGTGGATGAAGACGCTAACATTGATCCACTGATTCCGCCCGCCGAGATGCTCCACATCCTGGACTGCGACAGTTCGCAGGCGCTGGCCATCCACGAGGTGCGGCGGGGGAAGAACCTGGTTATCCAGGGGCCGCCGGGCACGGGCAAGAGCCAAACCATCGCCAACATCATCGCTGCTGCCGTCAAGGACGGCAAAAGCGTGCTGTTCGTGGCCGAAAAGATGGCCGCCTTGGACGTGGTGAAGCGTCGCCTGGACGATCGCGGGGTGGGTGATGCCTGCCTGGAACTCCACAGCAACAAAACCAGCAAGCGGGCCGTGCTCGAAGAGCTGAGGCGCACCTGGGAGCTGGGTGCCCCCAAGGCGCCCAGCCATGGCAGCTTGTTTGATCGGCTCACAGAAGCTCGCGACAAGCTCAATGCCCACGTGCAACGGCTTCATGAGCGGGATCCGGCTTCGGGATTGACTCCGTTTCAGGTGATGGGTCAGCTCGTCCGGTTGCGGGAACAGGGCGAGCGTCCCAACGACATCCGCTTGGAGGCGCCTGAACAGTGGGGACACGACGGCTTTGCGGCCCGCCTGAACCTGTTGAGCGATCTGGCAAATCGTGTGGCAGAGATCGGTAAGCCTGCAGATCATGCGTGGGTTGGAGTGGGCCTGGACGCAATTTCTCCGATGGACGCGGACCGCTTGGTTGGGCGCGTGCAAAAGCTTTCCGAACACATGGCCGCAGCTCGGCAGCAATTCGACACAGCCGCTACCTTGTTGGAACTCGACGCGCCGCTGCGGTTGTCGGATGTGCCGCCGATGGTGGAATTGCTCCAGCGCATTGCTCCCGCGCCGACGCTTTCCGCGGCAGCCATGGGTAATGAGGTCTGGCAGAACTCGTGGCCCATCACTGAACTGTTGAACCTGGGCGAGTGTTACGCCGCAGAACACGGGGCTCTCCTGGGGAGGGTGGCCGATACAGCTTGGGACGCCAACCTGGAAGAGCCGTTGCTCGCGTTGGGCGAACTGCCCGAAGCCTTCAATATGGATCAGTTCAAGCGGCTGGCTCGCCTGCCGGATGAACTCCCCCGCCTGATGGGTGAGGCGGCGGCATTGGCTCGCCTGTTGGGGCGAGAGCCTGGGAGCTCCCTCGGGGACTACCAGACCTTGGCACACATCGGTGAGCGGGTGGCGGCGGCCCCACCAGCCAGCCCTGAAACTTTTGCCTCGGATCTGTGGGATGGTGGTGTCGAGCGTGCCGGCGAGCTTGCACAGGCTGTGGCCGATTACGAAGGCGCCAAGGCCAGTATTGGGTCTCTGCTCACCGAGATGGCGTGGTCCTTGGATCTCGCCTCGGCCCGGTCTGTCTTGTCCGCACGTGGAACCAGCATCTTCCGCTTCTTCAGCGGGGAGTGGCGCGCAGCCAACCGTCTAATTGGCTCGGTCCTAGTTACTCCGAACCAGCCTTTGCCGATCACCTTGGGGCTCCTCGACACCTTAGCGAAGGGGCAAAACGCCAAGAAAGCGATCGAGGGAGAGGACACCTTCGGGCGCAGTGCCTTTGGAGACGACTGGCGCGGTGTGCGGTCCCACTCGGCACCTCTCCTGGCGCTGGTGGAGTGGATGCGGTCCCTGAAAGGGTTGGGTGCAGAGCCCCGCCTTATCGCGTCACGAAGTCCGGAAAAGACTGAAGTGGCCGCGCGTGCCAAACAACTGTCGGGGGCCTGCTTGCAGATCGAGCGGGACTTGCGGGCGGCGTGGGAAGAACTAGGGCGTGCCCGTGGGTCTTTCTTCGGTGACATCGCTTCGGTCGAGCGTGCGGATCTACAGGTCTTGGTGCAAGTCGCGTTGCGCTACACCGCAGCTCACACAGCAGCGAATGGCTGGGTCACCAGCGGGGCACAAGAGGCTGGAGCCATCCGTGCGGTGTTAGAAGAGCTGGAGGCGGGGCAGCGGGATCGTCAGACCCTGCGTGATCAGATCGCCTTGGGACAGGCGGCATTCGACGACGCGTGGAAAGCGGAAGATTCCGATTGGAACCACCTAAAGGTGGCCGCAGCCTGGTTGGAGCAGAACCAGGACATTCGTGCCTTGGCGGGCCGGATCCGTGAACGAGAGGCGTTGTTGCCACGTGCCAAGGTGCTCGCTGCTTCTCAGACGCACGTCCAAGCCAGCTTCAGAGCCTTGACCGATGACCTCCATCTCGATGTTGAGGCCTCGGTGGGCGGGACCGTTTCCGACGCACTGTTGGAAACCCTGGCATGGCGCCTTCAGCGTTGGAGCCACGAGTACGAGCAACTTTTCCGCTGGGTGAACTATCGCGATCGTTCGGCCAAGGCCACCGCCATGGGATGCGGCGAACTGGTGACCCGCTTGGGGGATGGGCGACTGAGCCCGGACACAGTGACTTCCGCGTTCGAAATGGCATATTTCGAGGCGACCTACACTCGCATGGCACGACAGCAACCCGCGCTGGCTCGTTTCGATGGTGCCACCCACGGACGCCTGGTCCAGGAGTTTGCGGATCTAGATCGCCAGCGCATCGCCGCGGCGAGCGTCCAGGTGGTGAAGGCGCACTACGAAAGTGTTCCCCCGCGAGATGGCAGTGCGCTCGGGCCGCTGGGTGTCCTGCGTGGCGAGATCCAGAAGCGCAAGGGCCATATGGCTGTGCGCAAGCTCGTCGAACGCGCTGCTCCAGCACTACGGGCGCTCAAGCCGGTCTTCATGATGAGCCCTCTGTCCGTGGCGCAGTTCCTGGTGCCGGGCGCCATGGAATTCGATTTGTTGGTGATGGATGAGGCCAGCCAAATCCAGCCAGTAGATGCGCTCGGGGCGATCGCCCGAGCCAAGCAGGTAGTTGTGGTGGGCGATCCCAAGCAGCTGCCGCCAACCGCTTTCTTCGCCAAGATGACCTCAAGCAGTGAGGACGACGAGGACGAAGACGGCGCCGCCGTGGCCGACATCGAGAGCATTCTGGGGCTATTTATGGCCCGGGGCCTGCCCACCCGCATGCTCCGTTGGCACTACCGCAGCCGGCATCAGTCGCTGATTGCCGTCAGCAACCGTCAGTTCTACGAAAACAAACTCTTTATCGTGCCCAGCCCCTACACCGCCCAAGGCGGCCAAGGGTTGCGCTTCCACCACATCCATGACGGTCTGTTCGACACCGGCAACAAGCGCAATAACCCGATCGAGGCGAAAGCGGTCGCGCAGGCGATCATCGCCCATGCCCAGACCTATCCTAAGTTGTCGCTTGGCGTGGCGGCGTTTTCCGCAGCCCAGCGGCGCGCCATCATTGATGAACTCGAAGTGTTGCGTCGGGGCCTGCCTGCGGAGGTCGAGGATTTCTTCAGGGCACATCGGTCCGAGCCATTCTTCGTCAAGAACCTGGAAAACGTCCAGGGCGACGAACGCGACGTGATCTTCATTTCGGTCGGTTATGGTCGATCGGTTCCTCACGGGCGGATTCCCATGCGGTTCGGTCCACTGGGCACCGAGGGCGGCGAGCGACGCTTGAATGTCTTGATCAGTCGCGCGAAGCAGCGATGCGATGTGTTCGCCTCCATGACCGACGAAGACATTGACCCCGCATACGCGGCCAGCAAGAAGGGGGTTTACGCCTTCCGCCTGTTCCTCCAATACGCACGGACAGGACGACTGCCCATGGCCGAGGTCACAGGGCGGGACCACGACAGCGTGTTTGAAGAGCAAGTGGCCAGTGCGCTGCGGGCGCGTGGCTACGACATTCAGGCACAGATCGGCCTCGCCGGCTTTTTCATTGATCTGGCTGTCCTAGATGAGGCGCGCCCAGGCCGGTTCCTCTTAGGGATCGAGTGCGATGGCGCGGCTTACCACAGTTCGCGCTCGGCACGGGACCGTGATCGTCTGCGCCAAGCGGTGTTGGAGGAACATGGCTGGACCATCCATCGGATCTGGAGCACCGATTGGTTTCAGCGGCCCGGTGAGCAGTTGGAGCGGCTAGTGCACCGCATCGAAACCATCAAAGCGGAGTATGACGAGCACCAGGAAGAGGTGACCCTGACCGTGCAGTTGGATACGGAAGCGCCCTATGTGGAGCGCGAAACCGTCGAAGATGGCGGAGAAGAGGTTGGGTTTGTGCCCTATCAGGAGGTCACCCTGACGCGGCCCCGGCATGTGGTGGTGGATCTTCATGAAGCCCCGCAGGGCATTTTGACCCAGTTGGTCGAGGAAGCCGTCCGCATCGAAGGCCCTGTCCACCGCGATCAGGTCATCACGCGGATCCGGGAAGCTTGGGGATTGAAGCGTGCCGGTGGACGTATCGAGGATGCTGTAGAGCGCTCCATCGAGATCGCTACCAAAATGCAGCGGATCGCACGACGCGGCGATTTCCTGTCACTCCCGGGCCGGAAGGCAGTGCCACGGGACCGCTCGGAGGTAGCCGCAACGGCGCTTCGAAAAGCCGAAATGTTACCGCCGACCGAGATCGAGGCTGCTGTGTCCCAGCTGGTTCAACGGAGCTTTGGGGCCACCCGCGATCAGGTGATCCAGGCCGTCTCGCGTGGGTTCGGGATCAGGAATACCAGCAGCCAAGTCCGATGTGCCCTGGAGGATGTGATCGAGACGATGATAGCTCGGCGGCAACTGAGGGAGGTTGCCGGTCTATTAACTGTGGTGGAGTAGCCCAATGGAGACAGATCTGATCGGCTGAATCAAGAATTCACATAAGGAGTAAGGAGTAAGGAGTTCGGCCGATCCCACAGGAGAGGGTTTGCACCGGAGCATGGGCATCACACCATCGAGTGGCGATGACAAACTCGCCGGCCAGTATTATCTGTTGGCAAGCCATCAACGTGCGGTCTAGCGCAACAGCTCCGCAAAGTATGGAGATTCGCTCGCTGAGCCCTGACTTCGGCAGTACCGACGTCCCCCCGGTTTTGAGTAGCGGGTCGGTTTAGAGTCCGGAGTTACTTTAACTGCTTCGCGTAGGCGGCTGGTGTCAGCCCGCCCAGCGCCTTCTTCGGTCGCTCCTCGTTGTATTCCCGCCGCCAGCGTTCGATCTCGGTGCGGGCGTGCAGCAGGCTGGGAAACCAGTGTTCGTTGAGGCATTCGTCGCGCAGGCGGCCGTTGAACGATTCGATGTAGGCGTTCTGGTTCGGCTTGCCCGGTTCGATCAGGCGCAGCTGCACACCGCGCTCGTGCGCCCAGGCGACCATCGCCTTGCCGCAAAACTCCTTGCCGTTGTCGGTGCGGATCGTCTTGGGCAGGCCGCGAATGAGCCCCAGGCGATCCAGCACGCGCGTCACGCCGATACCGGAGATGGCTCGTTCGACCTCGATGCCCACCGATTCATGGGTGGCGTCGTCGACGATGGTCAGGCACTTGAGGACGCGAGCGTCGGCGGTGCGATCGAACACGAAATCCATGGACCACACTTCGTTGGGCGCCGATGGACGACACAGCGGTTGCCGCTCGCTCACCGGCACCTTCTTCCGCTTGCGCCGACGCACCTGCAGCCGCTCCTCCCGATACAACCGCTCCACACGCTTGTAGTTCACCGGCTCGCTGCCCTCCTGCCGAAGCTTCAGGTGGATCATCCCCACGCCGTAGCGCTTGTGTCGCTGCGCCAGCTCCACGATCCGTCGTCGCAGCGCCACGTTGCGGTCTGGCTGCGCCTGATAGCGGTACGCGCTGGCGCTCATCCCCACGATACGCAACGCGCACCGCTCGCTCAGCCCCTTGTCGATCATCTGGCGCACCAACGCGCGTCGGGCCGGTGCGCCTACGGTTTTTTTCGCAGGACGTCCCGGATGACCTCGTTCTCGAGCATCTGCTCGGCCAGCAGCTTCTTCAGCCGCGTGTTCTCCGTTTCCAGCTCCTTCAGGCGCTTGGCGTCCGGCACGCTCATGCCGCCGAACTTGCTGCGCCACAGGTAGTAGGAGGCCTCGCTGAAGCCGTGCTTGCGGCACAGCTCCTTGATCGGCAGGCCGGCGTCCGCCTCACGCAGGAAGCCGATGATCTGTTCTTCGGTAAACCGCTTCTTCACGTCCAACCTCCTTCGGATGGGGGATTGGACTCCAAACCGCGGTGCTACTCAAAACCGGGGGGACGTCGGACTTACAGAGAGATACAGGCCTTTGCCGTCGGCGAGCATATAGGCCCGCTCTTGCGGCTTCGCTTTGCGAACTTCCAGTTCAGTCAGGGGCTTTGCAAGCTTGGGCATTTACAGGGACCTGTTTGTGTATGTTCATAGACGAAC encodes the following:
- a CDS encoding IS3 family transposase (programmed frameshift), with the translated sequence MKKRFTEEQIIGFLREADAGLPIKELCRKHGFSEASYYLWRSKFGGMSVPDAKRLKELETENTRLKKLLAEQMLENEVIRDVLRKKPVGAPARRALVRQMIDKGLSERCALRIVGMSASAYRYQAQPDRNVALRRRIVELAQRHKRYGVGMIHLKLRQEGSEPVNYKRVERLYREERLQVRRRKRKKVPVSERQPLCRPSAPNEVWSMDFVFDRTADARVLKCLTIVDDATHESVGIEVERAISGIGVTRVLDRLGLIRGLPKTIRTDNGKEFCGKAMVAWAHERGVQLRLIEPGKPNQNAYIESFNGRLRDECLNEHWFPSLLHARTEIERWRREYNEERPKKALGGLTPAAYAKQLK